From a region of the Methanobacterium sp. genome:
- a CDS encoding ATP-binding protein, with protein sequence MKPNTDDLLDYILARLREGPRLAQDQIQRNGKKFRHRNAFFKLKKHTDNFLDNSNENRFIIMPGLRGVGKTTLLFQIYDYLTNEKGIAQDRVLYISADHLSEYLDGKIIDAADVFIGEVHQKTPVTLDEEIFILIDESQHDKEWSNAGKILYDQSKKIFMIFTGSSALSLESNVEAVRRSKKESIFPLNFSEYLLLKHDIYAPKGTSASIRKLIFMGDIEDASKKENELMKKMLKLERPIEKEWENYLHCGGFPFGIHLNDYDIHEKTFNMLDRVVEKDVSLIRSFRSETQSSIFRILMFLALQKAGETSEGKLANDIGISSALVKDILSILEKTHLIFHIKPYSGSARTSVRKAWKYYFLSPSIKTSINFELGKYNPKKREFLGELAENMVASYFFRLKETINMPHGIFYAAEKEGVDFLLSDITGEIIPVEVGVGNKDKRQINKAINKYNSEYGIVVSNKTKRITLEDDVIHVPLTTFSFL encoded by the coding sequence ATGAAACCAAACACAGATGACCTTTTAGATTACATCCTGGCAAGACTAAGGGAAGGACCCAGATTAGCTCAAGACCAAATTCAAAGAAATGGAAAGAAATTCAGACATAGAAACGCTTTTTTTAAACTTAAAAAGCACACTGATAACTTTTTAGATAATTCCAACGAAAACAGATTTATAATTATGCCCGGTTTAAGAGGCGTTGGAAAAACCACACTACTTTTCCAAATATATGACTATTTAACAAATGAAAAAGGTATTGCACAGGATAGAGTCCTTTATATTTCTGCAGATCATCTGAGCGAATACTTAGACGGTAAAATAATCGATGCAGCAGATGTTTTTATTGGTGAAGTCCATCAAAAAACCCCAGTAACCTTAGATGAAGAGATATTTATCCTTATAGACGAATCTCAGCATGATAAAGAATGGTCAAATGCAGGTAAAATATTATATGACCAGAGTAAAAAGATTTTCATGATATTTACCGGCTCTTCAGCATTGAGTTTGGAATCAAACGTTGAAGCAGTCAGAAGATCAAAAAAAGAGTCAATATTTCCCCTGAATTTTTCAGAATACTTGCTTTTAAAACATGATATTTATGCACCCAAAGGAACATCAGCAAGCATTAGAAAGTTAATTTTCATGGGAGACATAGAGGATGCCTCTAAAAAAGAAAATGAGCTAATGAAGAAAATGCTAAAACTGGAGCGGCCCATTGAAAAGGAATGGGAAAATTATTTACATTGTGGAGGCTTCCCCTTTGGAATTCACTTAAATGATTATGATATCCATGAAAAAACCTTTAATATGCTGGATCGCGTGGTTGAAAAGGATGTATCTCTTATCCGGTCTTTTAGATCAGAAACTCAAAGCTCAATTTTTAGAATACTTATGTTTTTAGCCCTTCAAAAAGCAGGTGAAACATCTGAAGGTAAATTAGCAAATGATATAGGAATTTCTTCAGCTCTCGTAAAAGATATACTAAGTATCCTTGAAAAAACTCATCTGATATTCCATATCAAACCATATTCTGGAAGTGCTAGAACATCCGTAAGAAAGGCATGGAAGTATTATTTTTTATCTCCATCCATAAAAACAAGTATAAATTTCGAACTGGGTAAATATAACCCTAAAAAGAGGGAATTTTTGGGTGAACTTGCAGAAAACATGGTGGCGTCCTATTTTTTCAGACTCAAAGAAACTATTAATATGCCGCATGGAATATTTTATGCTGCAGAAAAGGAAGGTGTTGATTTTCTATTAAGTGATATAACTGGTGAAATCATACCTGTTGAAGTGGGAGTTGGAAATAAAGATAAAAGGCAAATAAATAAAGCAATTAATAAATATAATTCGGAATACGGCATAGTGGTGTCTAATAAAACAAAAAGGATTACACTTGAAGATGATGTGATTCATGTTCCACTAACCACATTTTCATTTTTATAG
- the cas4 gene encoding CRISPR-associated protein Cas4 yields MLSDSEKELRIIGTQINYYFICKTKLWLFSHHIQMEQESELVSLGKLLHQKSYKDEKEYTIDNLISVDFIKKRDCLELHEVKKSNKMEKSHEYQLLYYMYYLKDKKGIENIKGIINYPKMRKKVTIDLDESKEMELMDIIKDIGNVINNEAPKPVKMKICKKCAYYEFCWI; encoded by the coding sequence ATGCTTTCAGACTCCGAAAAAGAACTAAGAATCATTGGAACTCAAATCAATTACTATTTCATCTGCAAGACTAAACTATGGCTTTTTTCTCATCATATCCAGATGGAACAGGAATCTGAACTCGTATCTCTTGGAAAATTACTGCATCAAAAAAGTTACAAGGATGAAAAGGAGTATACAATTGATAATTTAATCAGTGTTGATTTTATTAAAAAAAGGGATTGTCTGGAGCTTCATGAAGTTAAAAAGAGTAATAAAATGGAAAAATCTCATGAATACCAGCTTCTCTATTACATGTATTATTTAAAAGATAAAAAAGGTATTGAGAATATCAAAGGCATAATTAATTACCCTAAGATGAGAAAAAAAGTTACCATAGATTTAGATGAATCTAAAGAAATGGAATTAATGGATATAATTAAAGACATTGGTAATGTTATTAATAATGAGGCTCCAAAACCTGTGAAAATGAAGATTTGTAAGAAATGTGCATATTATGAGTTCTGTTGGATATGA
- the cas1b gene encoding type I-B CRISPR-associated endonuclease Cas1, with protein MKKNYYLLSDGLLKRRENTVYFVNKDGKKPIPINKIYSIYAYGSLTFSSQAIHLLAKEGIPVHFFNYYGYYDGSFYPREKLLSGDLIIKQAEHYLNHEKRIIIAKKFVEGASKNMEKVLKYYSLENKISTILLDLTGCNMITEVMNVEGRIRANYYQKMNEILPENFKMEKRVKRPPENMINALISFGNSMVYSTVLSEIYNTQLNPTISYLHEPSERRFSLALDLSEIFKPILVDRLIFYLVNKRMLSEDDFEKNLNYCLLNDKGRKKFIKEYDERLKKTIKHRELNRKVSYKRLIRLEAYKLIKHLLDSKEYTPFVMWW; from the coding sequence ATGAAAAAGAACTACTATTTACTGTCTGATGGACTACTTAAAAGAAGGGAAAACACAGTATATTTTGTGAATAAAGACGGTAAAAAACCAATTCCAATAAATAAAATTTATTCTATTTATGCATATGGATCATTAACATTCTCATCACAGGCTATTCACCTTCTTGCAAAGGAAGGAATACCAGTTCACTTCTTTAATTATTATGGATATTATGACGGTAGTTTTTATCCAAGAGAAAAGCTATTATCGGGAGATTTAATTATAAAACAGGCAGAACACTACTTAAACCATGAAAAAAGGATTATTATAGCTAAAAAGTTCGTAGAAGGTGCTTCCAAAAATATGGAAAAAGTTCTTAAATATTACAGCCTTGAAAACAAAATAAGCACTATATTACTGGATTTAACTGGATGTAACATGATAACAGAAGTTATGAATGTTGAAGGGAGGATACGTGCCAATTATTACCAAAAAATGAATGAAATTCTCCCAGAAAACTTTAAAATGGAGAAGAGAGTTAAAAGACCTCCAGAAAACATGATAAACGCCCTTATAAGCTTTGGGAACTCTATGGTTTATTCAACAGTTCTATCAGAAATTTATAATACTCAGCTTAACCCTACAATTTCTTATCTTCATGAGCCATCAGAGCGGAGATTTTCCCTTGCTTTGGATTTAAGCGAAATATTCAAGCCCATACTTGTGGATCGGCTGATTTTCTATCTTGTAAACAAGAGAATGTTAAGTGAAGATGATTTTGAAAAAAATTTGAATTACTGCCTCTTAAATGATAAAGGAAGAAAAAAATTCATTAAAGAATATGATGAACGGCTCAAAAAGACTATTAAACACAGGGAACTTAACAGGAAGGTTTCTTACAAGAGACTCATAAGGCTGGAGGCTTATAAGCTTATAAAACATCTTCTTGACTCTAAGGAGTATACTCCATTTGTTATGTGGTGGTAA
- the cas2 gene encoding CRISPR-associated endonuclease Cas2, with amino-acid sequence MYVIIVYDIKVERVNKVKGFLRKHLYWIQNSVFEGEVTKSEMEQIKSGLLNIIEKDEDSVIIYRFRTSDAFNRKVLGVEKAPINGIL; translated from the coding sequence ATGTATGTGATAATTGTATATGACATTAAAGTTGAACGTGTTAATAAAGTCAAAGGATTCCTCAGAAAACATCTTTACTGGATACAAAATTCTGTTTTTGAAGGAGAAGTCACTAAAAGCGAGATGGAACAAATAAAAAGTGGTTTATTAAATATTATAGAAAAAGATGAAGATTCTGTGATAATATACAGGTTTAGAACCTCTGACGCTTTTAACAGGAAGGTTTTAGGTGTTGAGAAGGCACCAATAAATGGTATTCTTTAA